AGCACGCACAACTGTCATCGTTTTTTGTAGGTCACAAGGTCGAACCAGTTGACAGAGCGAGTGGCCACCGAGTGGCAGAAGAAGATCTTTCTGGTCTGATCTGGACTTTCGGAGGTCTtcgctccatctccatctccgtgcTCTGGCAGGTGCAGGTGTATGTGTATTTCCGAGAGGAGATCTTGCAGAACCAGTGCGCTGCGGGCTCCCCCTATGCCCATGCCCAAGTGCCTCTTACTTTTGCCCTGCTTCAACCTTTGGCAAACCTTTAACTTTCAATCTTGTGGCTGCTGATGGCGATCTCGTTTCATCGGTACAGAGTACAAATGAGAtgcatctacatacatatacgagaCCCGAGGGGGAATCTCTGCAGGATAGCCTTCAGCTATTTGCGGGTATCCCTTTAAAGGCATTCTGCAACGGATGGCCTTCAATaaatgaacaaacaaacacattgAAGATAACACCATACCTAAAGTCCCACAATGGACCTGTAGTTAGGATTCTTCTGACCAAATAAATTGTACTTGGCTCTATACCGATCCCAAACCCTTAGGTATTCGTGAGAGGTATCAATGAGATCAATGTTTTTCCACCTCTCGACTAAGTTCAGAGAAAACTAACCTATGGCTATGGCATATCAAAGGGAAGTCTTATCTCCATTTAGCATCATTTAGCAACCCCATTCAATGTCTGAACCATGGCCTCTATAGAGAATCCCCGCTGCAGGCCGTGTACTCGTGGGGACTCGTGGACTAGTTCCATTCAATTAGTCGGTGGCCGtccgttgctgttgtttttttcctaATTTGTCCGTACAATTAACGAATTATCCATGGAAATTGAATTATagcttgttgttgtctttggATATTGTGTTATTTCTGTGTGGCTGATGCTGGCACTGTGGCGCCTCAATTAGAACGCCATAATTGCTGGCCAatctgtctgtcagtcagtcagtccgACAGTCTCCTGTCTGCTGTCACCCAAAGAGCGTGGCTCATAAAATTTATGACagactgttgttgttgttgttgttgctgttgttgttttatacGAACCAATCTCTAGCCGCAAGCACGAGTGGTACATGCTATGCTATGTGAAACCATTTTGACTTGGCCAAGACCCCAAACGCAAAGCGTTACATACTGCTGGACTGGTGGACTGGTGGACTGGTGGCTCATAAAGCTGACATTATTGCACTGGCCGATAAGGTACCCCACTCGTAGATGTAGATGGAGTCGTCCTTGCCCACCTGGCGCCGGCGCCGACCCCAGCGGCGACCCCCAGAGCCGACCCCAGTTGAACCGACTTGCTTTGTAGCCCAGATCTTCATCGCATTTTTCGGTTcgagtttcagtttcagtttcggtgTAAAATGCCAAATGGCCAACATTTTGCTAAGGAAGGGGCAagggagctgttgctgttgctgttgctgttgcaaacAAGTTGTGGGGCAGACGCATTAAATTTGTACTAACCAGTGGCACATGTACTAACTTGTTCTCCAGCTGAATTTTAGATGTTGAGTGCTGAGTGCTGAATGCTGGCACTGGTTCGGGGCTGGCTGGCATAATGTGGTGTGATTGCCCAATGCCCAatgtgcctgcctgcctgctgcctgcctgctgcctggtgaCATTGTGCAACAATTGTTGTCATTATGCATGCCTTTTTTTGTCTGAgtgtggcctggcctgggctGAGGCATTAATGTCACATGTTCCATGGTTCTTGCCTCGATGACTGAGCCCCCGACCCGTACGAAGTGCACGCAGAAAAAACAGGtccagcccaagcccaagcccaagcccaacgTAACTCTCTGTCACTTAATAGTTACAAGCTACCATCCATATATCCATAACCATAACCATATCCATAACCATATCCATAGCCACATCCATCCAATGGGGGGGGGCTATTAGCATGCTGAGGCACGGACTTTTTTGAAGCCCCCGAACGAGGCTCGTTAACGGAGGAGAAGGAAGACGAGTATGAGGAAGATGTTCGATTTGAGTCCCACATAAACCACTACTCGTATTGCCGCTGGGCTGGCTTTTAAGCGGGTCTCTAATGAACTGTTGATGGCGGCTTTGCGCAAGCCATTTACCATCAACGTTTGTAGTGGCGGTGGAACTAGTTCTTTGGCATTCCATTTTGGGTGGAAAACCTCAAGATATCTGAGAATAGATAGATCCAAAGAATAGCTTTAGAAATGAAGGGCTCATTGATtaaaaaagaataataattcCATTGCCGTTAATATTGAACGACCaaaatggaatggcaaaaAATAATTTCCTTTCTGGCAAATCCTTCAGATCAAGTGGATCAATGTTTTGCTCCCAATCTCTGAGGCGAATTTAATTGGAAAAGGCGTTGACCATTCACCGCCagacaggcagcaggcagcaggcaacacGCGGCACGCGGTACACCGCCAGACCGATCTTTGTTCTTGGATCGACTCTCGAGTCGAGAGTCGGCCAAAAGTCGGTTCGCAAAGGTTAATGCTGGCTCGAGGTGGAGTCGATTCTGGCGGGGAATTCGTCGTGCTGTTTATTAGCCATGTTTAGTAGTCATGTAGTCATGCAGCATGTGGCGTTTTGTTTGCTCAGTGATCACAATAATTATAGACGCTCGTTGGCAttaatactcgtacttgtaAGTCTTGCTGCTGGACACCCCATCTTGGACTCCTCGATAAGCCGTCGAAGGTCGAAGCTGGAGAGCAGCCTCTGTAATAATATCATTTTTCTTAAAATGCTTAAATACTCGGCAGCTTTTTGAAAGGCATTACAAATTTGATCATTTTGTTTAATTGGCCATTCGAAGTCCGTGCAGAGAGAActtggccaatggccaatggctCATAGCTTATGGCTTATGGCCAATGGCTAATGGCCGTTGCCGTGTGGCGCGGCGCTGTTTAATGAGCCACAAAGTTGGAAATCACTTAGGCATTTGTGCATTTGAGCGGCTACCCTTTGGTAAACAGATTCAGTCTTCAGTCTTTTGGGTTCTTAAAGGAACACGATCCGAATGATTTCCATTGAATGAAAAGGGCAGCAAACCGTGCAAAGCGCCCTTTGATCCATGATCCAAGAAGCTCTCTACACAgcccccaccccaccgcaTCATATGGTCCACCATAAAAAAAATGATGTGTGAAAATGCTCCTAATACAAGATGTTCAATACGGATACGATACCGGGCCATTCAAAATGTAGGCACAGAAAAGCGCGTTCGGAATCGTACAGAGATTTCGAAAATTTACATAATAAACAGGGcgataaatatttcatttatggGAGTATGGAGAGAGACCCAGTGATGGGCATTGGTTTATTGCCAATTTGataagtttttgttgttgtgggggCAATCCTCTTGCACAATCCTCTCCCCTCCCGCGAGAAATAAGAGCATTCGTTTCGAAAATGGATGCACGAAATGCTCTGGTGTCTGGTCAATAAACTTATTGACCGACTTAGATATGACACCTGTACATAACTCgcgatatatgtatctgtatctgtatatgtatatgtatctgtgtctgtgtgtgtgtgtgtgtatgatgTGGTAAATGGTTTCATATAGAGACGCCCCCTCGCTGGTTTGCCTTCGAAGCGTCCAGCCAGTGTCTGTGCTCCACTTTCATGGCATTtactttcgcttttttttttccgTTTCTCTGTTTTCTGCTGCTCGTTCGGCTCTTTCGGCTCTTGGCCCCAGCGAACACTCATCGCCATCGATGGGCACAAAGCCCGGCTTTGTTGTGGCCCAAAGCGCGTTgacggctgcggctgcgactgcgactgccgTTGGGCTAAGTCAGGGCTTATCTCGCCCCAGCCATCGAcaacgccatcgccatcgccatcgactCTGTCTATCAACGACCTTGAGACCGTTACCGGTTTCTTTGGGCCAGGCCAATACAGCCCATAGCTGAATGCGTGGATTCCACTCTTGCATGACGCTGTCCGTCCGTGTGTCTCTGGTTTTGGATATTGCTCGATCAGCTCTAACTTTTAGCCATCTTCAATCATGTTCCCCCCCAACAAATTCTTTGAATAAATTAAGCACAAAAAGCTACCGATTCAACGAACTTTACACTCCTTTCGAGTATTCGAAGTGACTTAACTCGAAATGTATTAATTCTTCAACGTTTTATAGAGCAGTACCTACAAATATTGTTTAAGATGTTCTCTCCTGTAGCCCATCAATCATggctataaataaaattcatgAGCCAcataaaaccaaataaaatatttcctTGATTTATGTGGAAATTCACGGTACGAATAGGTTTGGCGGTTCGGACGGTGGGGGGTTGCCAAATTTCAGTAGCCAAAGCGATTAATAGGAGACCGCTAATCAGTGGGGCTCCCCCGCCCACCTCTGCCcctctggctgtggcttgGCACAGCGCTTTCAGGCCCGGGCCTGACCTATGGCCAACGATATGGAGATGGCTGAGGCTTAGCTCAGTTAGCAagttcgttgcctaagtcttttgtttggcaCACATTACGAGCCGGGATTTTCCTCTCTGCCTGCACTCCTGCCCAGCAGGCATATACACACATCACACAAGAGTAAATATATACCACATATAATCGTATGTACCACTTAccagagagagacaaaataGAAGAAGAAGCACTGGCTGGTGGGCTGGATGGCTGGTGGGCAGGCAGAAGACTTAATTGCAATTTGGGCACccaaaaaacatatatataattgAGTTCATTAACAATTTCAAAACACAGCACACAACCGaccaaaaaacaataaacaaatacttaaaaatgttttcaaattaaaaaacgCGACAACTAAACGGCCCGCAAAATGTCACTTGGTCTTGTGAAAGATTCACGCATAACTGAAAGCCGCCTCGGAGTCGAGTACTGGGAGACCACTTGGCCAGGCCAACAAAGTAGGCAGGCAGACACTgaccaagagagagagagatagagagactGGGAGAGAGCCCGAGCAGAAGAAAGAGGAAAAGGAAAGCAAACGACAAGTAAAAAGCGATTTAATAAAACGTGCAATCAGTAGAAAGTGACACAAGGCCCGCCGCTTCTCCGCCCCAAGTAGTTGTTGCTTCATTGAGCAataagagcgaaagagaggaagtgaagagagccagagaaagagaaaaatacGAGTGGAATTAAATCCAAGAAGGCAGCACAATTGGAAAACGGAAATCTGACAACAAACAGCTCTGTGTTGGCGATACCATTATTCTTTGacaaatcataaaatataGGTGCTAACTATACCACAAAGATAAAGAGTAATCCCCATTCCATTGATTCGTTCGATTACAATCACACTCCCAACCATCTATACCGTATCATACGGACAGTCTACTTGGATCTATGGCCAGCTTTTGGGTTGGTCTGCCCTGCCCTGAACTTTGACGCTGCCAAATGAACTTTGGCAAGTGCGTACAAAGTTCAGAGACaaggcaaatggcaaatggcaaacgtTAACCCTGTGCTCTGTGCCAAGCCCATCTCCCCAACTGTCTGATCATGTACTTCCGCCGGTTTTTCGAGTGCCTTTTGTCTATCGCTTTCCACTGAGTGCGTTCCGAGGGTCCTTCCCCGAAGATGAAACGGGGTGGGGGCGGTCTTTGCGGTGGTTTCCATTGGACTGGCCTGGACTGGAGTGAGTCTGTTGCATCACACGCTGCCCAGCAAGCCAGCGGGCCAGCAGGCGGTTACGGCATTTGATTTAATGCCTGTTTTACGCTTTCTTAGCTGCCCAAGTGACCGACAAGTCGTACGGTCTGTCCCAACACAactgtttctgcttctttcttttttcggCCAACGAAATCTCTTTATTTTAAaactaagaaaaaaaaattacggTTATAACAATTACTCGGTAAAATACGTATACAATACGGTTACAAAAACCTAGCTAGAATGGCTCGTCGTAGGCGTAGGCCCAGGATCGTTCGCTGGCCGACGGCTTCCAGTGGTGGCCCCCTCCTCCGCCAGCTccaccaccgctgctgctgctgtggctgctgctgctgctgctcgagaaGATGCCCTTGGAAGCCGTCGAGGCCCCACCCGAGGCACCCAGGGCGGCGTTAAGCAGCAGGCCCAGGGCACTGCTGACCAGGTGGGAGGCCACCTGCTTGACAAAGCCCCCTGAATCGAAGCCTCCCGCGGCACCCTCCTTCTTTTTCCGGGGCCTTGGCAGCTCCGCGCTGTCGTGGCGTTCTTCAGAAGCCTCGGCGGGACGAAACTTTGCCTCCAGGAAGCTGGAGAGCAGGCTCTTGGCGAAGGTCAGAGGCTGCGGTGGTCCTTCTTCCTCTGGGTCCTATGTggaaagacaaagacaaagggTATCAGAAACGATTCAACCATTCAACCATTCAATGCGACAGTTTGGCAGTTAGTAGAACAGttatgggtgtgggtgtgggtgtgggtgtgggtctGGGTGTAGGAGTGAGATAAATACTGCGCTTAGTGAGGCCACCACAGTGCCCAGGAAGTTGCCCAGAAATTGTCCATTGTTGACCTGCAAATTATGTTGCGAGAAACGATGATGAGATGGAATAAACTTGAAGTAGAGCCCTGTTGATCTTACCGCTCCACCTCCGCCAGAGAGACCGTCGAAGGCGGTGCCCACATATTGTCCCAGGACAGTGCCGAAATTCTTGTTGCCGGACAGCAGACCCGACAGCAGCGAGGTGGAGGTGCTGATCAGAGTCTCAATGTCCAGGCCACCAGGCTGGAGACAACAGTAAGAATTTAGAGGCATTCAGCAGGGGCCATCTAACAAGGATGTGGACTCACCCCAAATAAAGTGGAAACGACGCCAGTGAGAGCTCCAATCAAGGCGCCCACGTCCGAGCCGCCTTCTCCCTAGAGAAATCGATTTAGATGTGAGTCTCTTGATGTAgaatggaggatggaggatggaggctGACTGCTACTCACGCCGCTTAGACTCCCAATAATTCCGACCAgacctccgccgccgccggcgcCGCCACCACCTGCTCCACCTTCTCCAATGTCTCCAaggtcatcatcatcatcgccatcaCCATCTCCTCCCTCTTTCATCAGCTCGGTGGAGCCAGGGTCCACCTCCTGTTTGGCCTTCGGATtgggctttggttttggtttgggtttgggtttggatTTTGCTTTTGGCCTGGTTCTCCCCTTGGCTGTAACATTTCGGGACTTCAAGAGCCCGTTAGTTGTGTTAAGACTAGACCATGTCGGCAATGGGTTAAGTGGGTGGGGGGAAGGTGAGGTTCTTGTGGGCCACTGGGTTAGTCACACGGATCGTCTGGCTCTCTACTTACTTTCAAATCAAGCTCCTCCGCGTCGTCTTGCAGATCGTCCAGCTCCGAGTCGGTGGTCTCCTGATCCTGGTCCTGAtcttggtcctggtcctgctccccCAGTTCCTTTTCCTGCTGCCTGATGCGTCTCTCTGGCTGCTGTTCCACCAGATTCTCCCGGAAGTCATCCTGGAAGCGCAAATGATTGGCCTTGGGTTGAAAGTAGACTACAATCCCCAGCCGCAATTTGGGGGAGGGTGGACCTACCTCTGTCAGAATGGACTTGATGATGCGCATTTCCCTGGGATATTGTcgctcctcctcatcgtcatcgtggACAGCAGCTCGCTTGTGGACGACCTTCTGCTTGTGGATGGCCTTGGCCAGCACCCCGTCATCGGAGGCCTGCTCTAGAAGATGCCTCAGCGCCTTCTCGATCTTCGCATCCAGCTCGACCTTCATTTGGGGCACCTGCTTGAGGATCTGCCTGCGCAGCTGGCCCAGCCGCTCCCCCAGCTCCGGCTGCTGGGTGATGTCCGCCGAgagctcctgctgcagcagctcatCCTCCATTTGCTGGGCGGCCAGCTCGCGCAGCTCCAGGCGGAACTCGTGATCGTCCTTGGTGTTGGAGAGCACATCCAGGGCGCTGCTCAGGATGTCCAGGGCCCGCTGGTCCCTcgtcagctgctgctcgatgGCATCGATCTTGGGCAGCACCCGGTCGCTCTGCTGCATGTccgtctgcagcagcagctccttgaTGGCCACCACCAGCTGCTCCTCCATTAGCTGCTCAGCCTGGCGAGCTCCGTTCAGCAGGCCAATGCCTGTGAGGGCCCTCAGCTCCTCCCGCGGCAGAGTCCGCTCCAGGCGACGGTAGGCGGCCACGGCGCGCAGGTAGTGGGACTGCAGTTGCATCCCTCGGCTCGGCCGGCTGCTGGAAGGGGCCGGGACGATCaggaagagcaggagcagcactcGAAGGTTGTCCATAGGTCGCGGCGGCTCAACGAAAACTGCGACCAGGAGACGAACGCACTTTTTATTATAACATCGAATGGGCCACCACTGATCGATACCATTGTTTCCGCTCAGTTagctgtgggcgtggcagatGGTGCacctcttcctcctccacctcctccgcctcctggGATTGTTGCGCAATCGTTTGTGGAGCTGATCAGCCGTCCATGTCCATGGGTCTGTTTTTTGTCATATGCTAATTTGCTTCGATCCCAAGTTGTGGGCGGCTCCATCCAATCAGTTCTGCTTTGCAGATGCAACAAAAATGATCGACTGCAATCGATGGGTAACAATTCTAGGCAATgttacctacatacatatatgtacatatatatcggATCCCAAAATCATTCGCAATGTATTTTGGTCTGTTTACTGTAAAAGAGTTCGCAGCGCTTTCTTCCGTTGCCTTCTTTACGGCTTTCCGTTTGTTATTGTCCACCGCCTGTCCCATAGCTGTAGGTGTTGGTGAGATCTCAGAGAGGATCAAAAGGGATAAGAAAAGAGAGCGCGTGTTGGGCGGGCAATGTGTGTGGGCTAGAAGGAGGAAGAGGGACATGTTAATTGCGTCGTAGACAATGATTGTCTTTGGGTGATGGCTATTGGAGTTTGGCGTGCAGTGAGAGCACTTCAATGCGAACTCCTCGAGCACAAACAGAAAATCAAGAACACAGAACACGGAACCATTAGTGGAGTCCCTCCATTAGCCGGATAATAGGCACAGATCAAGCCCATTTGCCAGCCCAATTTCCTAATGGGGCCATTTCCCTTTGGGCCCCAAAGGTGAATTGAAATTAAAGTCTTATATAAAAAGAGTGAAGAGAAGGAACCCCATTTTGGCGAGGCACCAGTACAGGTGTCGCAGCTATGCGTGACTCTTAATTATCATCAGCTGTACCTTCAGGTACTCGTATAGGCAAAAGCATCTCCATCTCGATCTCGATGTCGTTGATCATCCAGAGACCATGTGGTTGGAGCAGCCGgagcgaggcgaggcgaggcaaaGACAAAGTCCAAgacgcagccgcagccgcagccggagGCGTCACGCTCGTTTAACCTTTCAAGTGCGACAAAGATCGCCCAGATGAGGAGTGGGGAGAGGGCAATGGTTGGTAGGTTGTCGGGTGGAGAGGGAGGTTCAACTCGGATTGACATGACATAAGCGACTAAACGCAACTCCATAAAGCCATCAAGCAgtgggcggggggaggggcggcCAAAGTCTACGACTGTGCCGATCTTTGGGGTAGCAGCTGTATGATATAGCCGTCTTATATTgatcaaatataaatatactcCCCAAAAGCAGCGCCCCCAGAGAGCAGTCAGCTTGCAATTAAAGGCGGCCCCGAATGAACCCCCGAACTCAggaaaattatataattaCTCGAACTTCGCTGGCAAGTGCTATGATTGTGCC
The sequence above is a segment of the Drosophila pseudoobscura strain MV-25-SWS-2005 chromosome X, UCI_Dpse_MV25, whole genome shotgun sequence genome. Coding sequences within it:
- the LOC4814227 gene encoding keratin, type II cytoskeletal 1 — translated: MDNLRVLLLLFLIVPAPSSSRPSRGMQLQSHYLRAVAAYRRLERTLPREELRALTGIGLLNGARQAEQLMEEQLVVAIKELLLQTDMQQSDRVLPKIDAIEQQLTRDQRALDILSSALDVLSNTKDDHEFRLELRELAAQQMEDELLQQELSADITQQPELGERLGQLRRQILKQVPQMKVELDAKIEKALRHLLEQASDDGVLAKAIHKQKVVHKRAAVHDDDEEERQYPREMRIIKSILTEANHLRFQDDFRENLVEQQPERRIRQQEKELGEQDQDQDQDQDQETTDSELDDLQDDAEELDLKSRNVTAKGRTRPKAKSKPKPKPKPKPNPKAKQEVDPGSTELMKEGGDGDGDDDDDLGDIGEGGAGGGGAGGGGGLVGIIGSLSGGEGGSDVGALIGALTGVVSTLFGPGGLDIETLISTSTSLLSGLLSGNKNFGTVLGQYVGTAFDGLSGGGGADPEEEGPPQPLTFAKSLLSSFLEAKFRPAEASEERHDSAELPRPRKKKEGAAGGFDSGGFVKQVASHLVSSALGLLLNAALGASGGASTASKGIFSSSSSSSHSSSSGGGAGGGGGHHWKPSASERSWAYAYDEPF